A genomic window from Treponema maltophilum ATCC 51939 includes:
- a CDS encoding MotA/TolQ/ExbB proton channel family protein, whose amino-acid sequence MRLIEFINLGGPLNWVLAAILCFCFCQCLERGIYFFQTRKGSKNDVLKRLQEKTAPFAALPEEVRQKEFVKESTLLYYEMNRGLWLLNFISAVSPSIGLLGTVTGLIGSFSKMAEVGAAVNIQDLSGGIWEAMLTTAFGMIISIPALLCYRTFKRIIEKRMMLMDLYGQECGKAAGQMQG is encoded by the coding sequence ATGAGATTGATTGAATTTATTAATTTAGGCGGGCCTCTTAACTGGGTGCTTGCGGCGATACTGTGTTTTTGTTTTTGTCAGTGCCTTGAGCGCGGCATATATTTTTTTCAAACGCGTAAGGGCTCGAAAAACGACGTGCTTAAACGCTTGCAGGAAAAAACCGCACCGTTTGCGGCTTTGCCGGAAGAGGTACGGCAAAAAGAGTTCGTTAAAGAAAGCACTCTTTTGTATTATGAAATGAACCGCGGGCTGTGGCTGCTCAATTTTATCAGCGCAGTGTCGCCGTCAATCGGTTTGCTCGGCACGGTTACCGGTCTTATCGGTTCGTTTTCCAAAATGGCGGAAGTGGGAGCGGCGGTGAACATTCAGGATTTGTCCGGCGGTATTTGGGAGGCGATGCTCACTACCGCGTTCGGTATGATAATTTCGATTCCTGCGCTCTTGTGTTACCGGACGTTTAAACGCATTATCGAAAAACGTATGATGCTCATGGATTTGTACGGCCAAGAATGCGGGAAAGCGGCGGGGCAAATGCAGGGGTAA
- a CDS encoding ExbD/TolR family protein, whose product MMIKPGFVSRYDEELVVNITSLIDVIFILLIFFMVSTQFKRSSLPLDLPRSEDTTQEHNTTKVLAVTADGMELDGNAVTLEALQDALAALYAREPELALSLECERTVEFERIVRILTKIQAAGISRIGIVHEPLD is encoded by the coding sequence ATGATGATCAAGCCCGGCTTTGTATCCCGTTATGACGAAGAGCTTGTCGTAAACATCACATCGCTTATCGACGTTATTTTTATTTTGCTCATTTTTTTTATGGTGTCGACCCAGTTTAAAAGAAGTTCGCTGCCGCTCGATTTGCCGCGAAGCGAAGATACGACGCAGGAACACAATACGACAAAGGTGCTCGCCGTTACCGCCGACGGAATGGAACTGGACGGCAATGCCGTAACGCTTGAAGCACTGCAGGATGCGCTGGCAGCCCTTTATGCGCGGGAGCCGGAACTTGCGCTTTCTCTTGAGTGCGAACGGACGGTCGAATTTGAACGGATTGTACGGATATTGACCAAAATACAGGCTGCCGGAATCAGCCGCATCGGGATTGTGCATGAGCCGCTGGATTAG
- a CDS encoding energy transducer TonB has product MSRWISSALCTAALVAVLFCLPFWGIRSSSSSPASIVSDTTVSNVRIVKRAPKQTPAVVQPVQNESIPAVPTKPAETIPLPKPEEKPEQAEETSAEAPEKPFEQAAEAVDETSYVAAGESTASDAANAGDVTDSFSHTHDAKAAATYKSYVLGRIASKKTYPYAARSNGLEGKVRARAVINPDGTLADAVILTPCEYELLNTACLAAIKKAAPFKKMSAGMGVLTVSFVMDFSLH; this is encoded by the coding sequence ATGAGCCGCTGGATTAGCTCCGCTCTGTGTACGGCCGCTCTTGTCGCCGTGCTGTTTTGCCTGCCGTTTTGGGGCATACGGAGTTCCTCTTCTTCTCCTGCGTCGATTGTTTCCGATACGACGGTGTCGAATGTTCGCATCGTAAAACGCGCGCCGAAACAAACGCCGGCGGTCGTGCAACCCGTACAAAACGAAAGTATTCCCGCTGTCCCGACAAAACCCGCCGAAACGATTCCCCTCCCGAAACCGGAAGAAAAGCCGGAGCAGGCGGAGGAAACCTCCGCCGAAGCGCCGGAAAAACCGTTTGAACAAGCGGCCGAAGCGGTCGATGAAACTTCGTATGTAGCTGCGGGCGAAAGTACGGCAAGCGACGCGGCGAATGCGGGCGACGTTACGGATTCGTTTTCGCATACGCACGATGCAAAAGCGGCCGCAACGTATAAGTCTTATGTGCTCGGACGTATTGCGTCAAAAAAAACGTATCCGTATGCGGCGCGGTCAAACGGGTTGGAAGGCAAAGTGCGTGCGCGGGCAGTCATCAACCCCGACGGAACGCTTGCCGATGCCGTGATTTTGACGCCGTGCGAATACGAGCTTTTAAACACGGCATGTCTTGCCGCAATTAAAAAAGCCGCACCGTTTAAAAAAATGAGCGCCGGTATGGGTGTCCTGACCGTTTCGTTCGTTATGGATTTTTCGCTGCACTGA
- a CDS encoding TonB-dependent receptor plug domain-containing protein, producing the protein MMLFSATFLFLQEAEDDVIVVDAEKIEQKIDESTEQKRTITNDDIRKSGAKNVGDALKTLPDVAVSAATAGNANESVTMQGLGNGYVKIMIDGVSVSTDMSGAAPIFQIPVENIERIEVIKGADAVLYGSSAMGGIINIITKRGAADASPLSPQSTEKTKLKVAGSVTEEVGFMPLILGWKNYTAANLIVSGKHITNTLIGSFDFNPGREQMTEDSLAGWIRYYKGTKKILGFFRNTFTWSDTWGSVGAYGVYSGSHQVSNYAKTGFDKGTDMVYTAHRGELGVTGKYMFGETLYVDGFAAGKLYFMDTVRHVKAGMHSSKTGTHSNSFDTEIDVRAHWTPNTINDVIFGINAGLESMAGTSFEKRKYALETALFAQDSVSLFDKKLTLVPGVRFDFAPSVQGSTVCFMATPKFGVKYNPSEKTALRFGYGMGYKIPTLKQKYWIFKHSYAPGAGNFILYGNPNLVPEKSHSFNVGIEQNVANLFTVSAGGYFNYILDLIDHVVTDGVSSPQIRKYQNVDKAITFGGDISAGTEIDRFKAKAGYAYTGAKFYDAGTSRWEDLALRVAHRVTANVSYRIPSAETEVSLNVQWNSPQLLTAKSGYYTPDYFMVGFNASKKFLDEKLEVYAGLDNMLNNIHFIKGSNNETQAFYYGLAEGITLRIGGKYTF; encoded by the coding sequence ATGATGCTGTTTTCGGCGACATTTTTATTTTTGCAGGAAGCCGAAGACGACGTTATCGTTGTGGATGCGGAAAAAATCGAGCAGAAAATCGACGAGTCGACCGAACAAAAACGCACGATTACGAATGACGATATACGAAAATCCGGCGCGAAAAACGTCGGCGACGCTTTAAAAACCCTGCCGGATGTTGCGGTGAGCGCCGCTACGGCGGGCAATGCCAACGAATCGGTTACGATGCAGGGACTTGGGAACGGGTATGTAAAAATCATGATAGACGGCGTAAGCGTTTCGACCGATATGTCGGGCGCGGCACCGATTTTTCAGATTCCCGTAGAAAACATCGAGCGTATCGAGGTTATAAAGGGTGCCGATGCCGTTTTGTACGGAAGCAGCGCAATGGGCGGCATTATCAATATTATAACAAAACGCGGCGCAGCAGATGCTTCGCCCCTCAGCCCGCAAAGTACGGAAAAAACAAAGCTTAAAGTTGCCGGCAGCGTTACCGAAGAAGTCGGCTTTATGCCGCTGATACTCGGTTGGAAAAACTATACGGCCGCCAATCTTATCGTTTCGGGAAAACATATTACGAATACGCTGATCGGCAGCTTCGATTTTAATCCCGGCCGGGAACAAATGACCGAAGACTCCCTTGCCGGCTGGATCCGCTATTATAAAGGCACAAAAAAAATATTGGGCTTTTTCCGAAACACCTTTACGTGGAGCGATACGTGGGGCTCGGTCGGCGCGTACGGCGTATACAGCGGTTCGCACCAAGTAAGTAATTATGCGAAAACCGGTTTCGATAAAGGAACCGATATGGTATACACCGCGCACCGCGGCGAGCTGGGCGTTACGGGAAAATATATGTTCGGCGAAACGCTGTATGTCGACGGTTTTGCCGCAGGCAAACTGTATTTTATGGATACCGTTCGGCATGTAAAAGCCGGCATGCATTCCTCTAAAACGGGAACACATTCCAATTCCTTCGATACGGAAATCGATGTTCGTGCCCACTGGACGCCGAACACAATCAACGATGTTATCTTCGGTATAAACGCCGGCCTTGAATCGATGGCGGGTACATCTTTTGAAAAAAGAAAATACGCTTTGGAAACGGCATTGTTTGCACAGGACAGCGTTTCGCTTTTCGATAAAAAACTGACGCTCGTTCCCGGAGTTCGCTTTGACTTTGCACCGAGCGTTCAGGGAAGTACCGTGTGCTTTATGGCGACGCCGAAATTCGGCGTTAAATACAATCCGAGCGAAAAAACGGCGCTCCGGTTCGGTTACGGTATGGGTTATAAAATCCCTACGTTGAAACAAAAATATTGGATTTTCAAACACAGCTATGCGCCCGGAGCGGGTAATTTTATTCTGTACGGAAATCCGAATCTTGTTCCCGAAAAATCGCACAGCTTTAACGTCGGAATCGAGCAAAACGTGGCAAATCTTTTTACGGTTTCGGCCGGAGGCTATTTTAATTATATTCTCGATTTAATCGACCATGTTGTTACCGACGGCGTTTCTTCACCGCAAATACGGAAATATCAAAACGTGGATAAAGCGATCACCTTCGGCGGCGATATTTCGGCGGGAACCGAGATCGACCGATTTAAGGCGAAAGCAGGTTACGCGTATACGGGAGCAAAGTTTTATGATGCGGGGACGTCGCGCTGGGAAGACCTTGCGCTGCGTGTGGCGCATCGGGTAACGGCGAACGTTTCATATCGTATCCCTTCCGCCGAAACCGAAGTGTCATTGAACGTTCAGTGGAATTCGCCCCAGCTTTTAACGGCAAAAAGCGGCTACTATACACCCGATTATTTTATGGTCGGCTTTAACGCGTCGAAGAAATTTTTAGATGAAAAACTGGAAGTGTACGCCGGTTTGGACAACATGCTCAACAATATCCACTTTATAAAAGGCAGCAACAACGAAACGCAGGCATTTTATTACGGGCTTGCCGAAGGCATTACGCTCCGCATCGGCGGCAAATACACTTTTTAA
- a CDS encoding calycin-like domain-containing protein, which produces MEKEVIKKSARRFFSGMGIAALTVFALLTVSCTELLNAFKDEALENHDISDIYGYTYYGNITSSSGSTLTPSLTIYNGERLDWNMSVNGMIDTQFWYYAEKKSKNNYTLHWFVGSDKNSARSKIEADAVMTVQIGINSTNGIIILLTGDGLTGIGAMSNTRVPMARQIGIVRKLTAPEIKIDDTEDIAIVIPETAADTEWSAEKIYTGTFKYLVKQKGKVIQSGSGSSGKDAHGNEITPTARIAADGTHTVKLILPRFAYDSNMTIEPITIPGVKVQKKDDIYYFKYDSPKKELPPEEGGGIPALKADGKTIKLMQLSVRGMLKDEGGTPTLTLRTSFKPGIMPFPVVQVFTGT; this is translated from the coding sequence ATGGAAAAAGAAGTTATAAAAAAGAGTGCACGGCGTTTTTTTTCGGGCATGGGCATTGCCGCATTGACGGTTTTTGCTTTATTGACGGTTTCCTGCACGGAACTGCTTAATGCGTTTAAAGACGAAGCGCTTGAAAATCACGATATTTCCGACATTTACGGATACACGTATTACGGAAACATTACGTCTTCGAGCGGCAGCACGCTGACACCTTCGCTTACGATTTATAACGGCGAACGGCTCGATTGGAATATGAGCGTCAACGGTATGATTGATACTCAATTTTGGTATTATGCCGAAAAAAAATCAAAAAATAATTATACCCTGCATTGGTTTGTCGGTTCGGACAAGAATTCTGCAAGGTCAAAAATCGAGGCTGACGCCGTAATGACCGTTCAAATCGGCATAAACAGTACGAACGGGATTATCATTTTGCTTACGGGCGACGGCCTTACCGGAATCGGCGCGATGTCGAATACGCGTGTACCCATGGCGCGGCAGATTGGAATTGTACGTAAATTGACTGCACCGGAAATAAAGATTGATGATACTGAAGATATAGCTATTGTGATTCCCGAAACGGCCGCGGATACCGAGTGGAGTGCGGAAAAAATCTACACGGGTACGTTCAAGTATTTGGTTAAACAAAAAGGCAAGGTTATACAAAGCGGATCGGGATCGAGCGGGAAGGATGCCCACGGTAACGAGATAACCCCGACCGCCCGCATTGCCGCAGACGGTACGCATACGGTAAAACTTATACTGCCCCGTTTTGCATACGATTCCAATATGACTATTGAACCGATCACAATTCCCGGCGTTAAAGTGCAAAAGAAAGACGACATATATTATTTTAAGTACGACTCGCCCAAAAAAGAACTTCCGCCCGAAGAAGGCGGAGGAATTCCTGCCCTTAAAGCCGATGGAAAAACTATTAAATTAATGCAGCTGTCGGTTCGCGGTATGCTTAAAGATGAGGGGGGGACACCGACTCTTACGTTGCGTACTTCGTTTAAGCCGGGAATAATGCCGTTTCCCGTTGTTCAAGTATTTACAGGCACATGA
- a CDS encoding InlB B-repeat-containing protein produces the protein MKKILLVLAAFTAVFIGFTGCPNAAQNRPDPVPQVKEHTVAFNAADENGELIAKSDGKIITSSAKIAEGKIVTFTAKPKTGYVADTWTIEGASFESGTGAPNSDSASVKVSADTTVKVSFKAAASGRHAVSFASFGSGTLTAKIQGGDAIVSGNEVENGKTVEFSAVPDAHWKVKSYALRDTATGDLLTFKSGGHITETSVAAPAQAVIGKPVTIEVVFDEITHDLSLTAVSGNGTFTVISEGEDITSAGKAAENKTIEITAKPNEGYSVDKWTITGGEVEGGTIADGSPTARVKVGTSAIKAVVTFKWTKDDGSFIPNKTYKGKTKLSCLMPRMKRDFGAPLLEDAYITVDESGNATLVAKFRKASLTIMKNKESNIFIDLRNSRPGYYDMNGVKQNVINYTISPENDTATPPRTDPAHTTGVRYVTSMTFPVSKAASVYYLWIYINSDVYGVQFCDGKNPAAGHFWFEPGFATEYKAEFTIDWASFKPE, from the coding sequence ATGAAAAAAATATTGCTTGTTTTGGCGGCTTTTACGGCCGTTTTTATCGGTTTTACGGGCTGCCCCAACGCGGCGCAGAATAGACCCGATCCGGTACCGCAGGTAAAAGAGCATACCGTTGCGTTCAACGCCGCCGATGAAAACGGTGAGTTGATCGCAAAGTCGGACGGAAAAATCATAACATCTTCCGCAAAGATTGCCGAAGGCAAAATCGTTACCTTTACGGCAAAGCCGAAAACGGGTTATGTCGCCGATACGTGGACGATAGAAGGCGCGTCGTTTGAAAGCGGCACGGGAGCACCCAACAGCGACTCGGCATCCGTAAAAGTAAGCGCCGATACAACGGTAAAGGTGAGCTTTAAAGCGGCGGCATCGGGACGGCATGCGGTGTCGTTCGCCTCTTTCGGCAGCGGAACGCTTACGGCGAAAATTCAGGGCGGCGATGCGATTGTCAGCGGAAACGAAGTCGAAAACGGTAAAACGGTTGAGTTTTCAGCGGTTCCCGATGCGCACTGGAAAGTAAAAAGTTATGCGCTTAGAGATACCGCAACGGGTGATCTTCTTACATTCAAATCCGGAGGGCATATTACCGAAACCTCTGTCGCCGCTCCCGCACAAGCCGTTATCGGTAAACCGGTAACTATCGAAGTCGTATTTGACGAGATTACACACGACTTAAGTCTTACGGCTGTTTCAGGAAACGGTACGTTTACCGTAATCTCTGAGGGGGAAGATATAACTTCCGCCGGGAAGGCTGCCGAGAATAAAACGATTGAGATTACTGCAAAACCGAATGAGGGCTATAGTGTCGATAAATGGACGATTACCGGCGGTGAAGTTGAAGGCGGTACTATCGCCGACGGCAGTCCTACGGCAAGGGTGAAAGTCGGTACTTCCGCTATAAAGGCAGTGGTAACTTTCAAATGGACCAAAGACGACGGTTCTTTCATTCCCAATAAAACATATAAGGGAAAGACCAAATTAAGTTGTCTTATGCCTCGAATGAAGCGCGATTTCGGTGCCCCTTTGCTGGAAGATGCATACATTACCGTTGATGAATCCGGCAATGCAACGCTTGTCGCAAAGTTCAGAAAAGCATCTTTGACAATAATGAAAAATAAAGAATCAAATATCTTTATCGATCTGCGTAATTCCCGGCCGGGCTATTACGATATGAACGGAGTCAAACAGAACGTAATAAACTACACCATAAGCCCCGAAAACGATACGGCGACCCCGCCCCGTACTGATCCGGCTCATACAACAGGTGTCCGCTATGTTACTTCAATGACGTTTCCTGTAAGTAAAGCTGCCTCCGTTTACTATTTATGGATTTATATCAATTCCGATGTGTACGGCGTACAGTTCTGTGATGGTAAAAATCCCGCTGCCGGGCATTTTTGGTTTGAGCCGGGATTTGCTACAGAGTATAAAGCCGAGTTCACTATCGATTGGGCTTCGTTTAAACCTGAGTGA
- a CDS encoding type II toxin-antitoxin system Phd/YefM family antitoxin — protein sequence MTSINAVQARTDLFKVIDLVNETATPVTLTNSEGKNAVLIGEDDWHAIQETLYLNSVPEMTESLIRGRDASLAECIDEADVKW from the coding sequence ATGACGTCAATTAATGCCGTACAGGCAAGAACGGATCTTTTTAAAGTTATAGATTTGGTCAATGAAACGGCAACACCTGTTACGCTTACGAATAGTGAGGGCAAAAATGCCGTCCTTATCGGAGAAGACGATTGGCATGCTATTCAAGAAACCCTCTATTTGAATTCAGTTCCCGAAATGACTGAATCTTTAATAAGAGGAAGAGATGCTTCGTTGGCGGAATGTATTGATGAGGCCGATGTCAAATGGTAA
- a CDS encoding Txe/YoeB family addiction module toxin, with product MYKIVYARQALKDIKNLKAVRLDFKAKALIEIIRKNPFQNPPPYEKLIGNLSGLYSRRINIQHRCVYQVYSEKIVINEIEYEGIVKIVRLWTHYGSVK from the coding sequence ATGTATAAAATCGTCTATGCGAGACAGGCATTAAAAGATATAAAAAATTTAAAAGCGGTTCGGCTTGATTTTAAAGCAAAAGCACTTATTGAAATTATACGGAAGAATCCGTTTCAAAACCCTCCACCATACGAAAAATTAATCGGGAACCTTTCTGGATTATATTCACGACGTATCAATATTCAGCATAGATGTGTATATCAGGTCTATTCGGAAAAAATTGTTATTAATGAAATTGAATATGAAGGTATCGTTAAAATTGTCCGGCTGTGGACACATTATGGCAGTGTAAAATAA
- a CDS encoding small ribosomal subunit Rsm22 family protein, with protein sequence MNVFASPPEDARRILDNFDGIIRTNLPLSSKQLLLLPRNIKELSHCLTDERSKRRLGYMNDNVMLSAYAYYFLWWNLFRLTSVFSALDENVFSFLHDESVCLDIGSGPLSVPLALYLARPELRAVKLTWYCMDTSQNALALGENLFLSCAARLQNAQHAQSAQDADSTQSAKSVEGAGNTQCADGFCWRIVRVKGEIGTQIKQKASFITCANMFNELYWNTSQSLEAEAKKYAARLFSYGAQKPDGKSECAFFVAEPGIPRAARFISLLRAAMLRKNMSCVSPCPHENECPMDGKKGGKWCHFILNTETAPFALKKLSEKASLAKERAAISFIFTRPEALSRNPKAEHAEKRGADGKTAAADKIPYRMRICSDPIALPEHKTGRYACAPWGLTLVIEKNAREKRLASGDLTEAPLKAADIQNLSIDRKSGAKIVRL encoded by the coding sequence ATGAACGTATTCGCTTCCCCTCCCGAAGACGCCCGCCGTATTTTGGACAATTTCGACGGCATAATCCGCACAAACCTTCCGCTTTCGTCAAAACAGCTTTTGCTTTTGCCCCGCAACATCAAAGAGCTTTCGCACTGCCTTACCGACGAGCGCTCGAAGCGCAGGCTCGGCTACATGAACGACAACGTTATGCTTTCGGCTTACGCGTATTATTTTTTATGGTGGAATTTATTCCGATTGACGTCGGTTTTCTCCGCCCTCGATGAAAACGTTTTTTCATTTTTGCACGACGAAAGCGTTTGCCTCGATATAGGTTCGGGTCCGTTGAGCGTTCCGTTGGCCCTGTACCTTGCCCGGCCGGAACTGCGCGCCGTAAAGCTTACGTGGTACTGTATGGACACAAGCCAAAACGCCCTCGCCTTGGGCGAAAACCTGTTTTTGTCGTGCGCCGCCCGCTTACAAAATGCGCAACATGCGCAAAGCGCACAGGACGCGGACAGCACGCAAAGCGCCAAAAGCGTGGAAGGCGCGGGCAATACACAATGCGCGGACGGTTTTTGCTGGCGCATCGTACGCGTAAAAGGAGAAATCGGCACGCAGATAAAACAAAAAGCGTCGTTTATAACCTGCGCAAATATGTTCAACGAATTGTATTGGAACACATCGCAGTCGCTTGAAGCCGAAGCAAAAAAATACGCCGCGCGGCTTTTTTCGTACGGCGCACAAAAACCGGACGGAAAGAGCGAATGCGCTTTTTTCGTTGCCGAACCGGGTATTCCCCGCGCGGCGCGCTTTATCAGTTTATTGCGGGCGGCAATGCTTCGGAAAAACATGAGCTGCGTATCTCCCTGCCCGCACGAAAACGAATGCCCGATGGACGGCAAAAAAGGCGGCAAATGGTGCCACTTTATACTGAATACCGAAACGGCGCCTTTCGCGCTCAAAAAGCTGTCGGAAAAGGCGAGTCTTGCAAAAGAGCGCGCAGCCATAAGCTTTATTTTCACCCGCCCCGAAGCGCTCTCCCGCAACCCGAAAGCCGAACATGCGGAAAAACGCGGCGCGGACGGTAAAACCGCTGCGGCCGATAAAATACCGTATCGCATGCGCATATGCTCGGATCCGATCGCGCTTCCCGAACACAAAACGGGACGCTATGCATGCGCGCCGTGGGGCCTTACGCTGGTAATTGAAAAAAATGCGCGGGAAAAGAGGCTTGCTTCCGGCGATCTCACGGAAGCCCCGCTCAAAGCGGCCGACATTCAAAACCTGAGCATCGACCGCAAAAGCGGTGCAAAGATTGTCAGACTGTAA
- a CDS encoding MerR family transcriptional regulator, with protein sequence MTGFSIGDVERITSVKAHVLRYWEEVIPSLAPVKDIGGRRTYSKRDVQTVLRLKYLIQEKKYTIEGARAELLQEAAAAGSQSGADTLIPQLNRIRFELLDLYRMLHHSEKEEPQ encoded by the coding sequence GTGACGGGATTTTCGATAGGCGATGTTGAGCGGATCACTTCGGTTAAAGCCCACGTGCTCCGTTATTGGGAAGAAGTCATCCCCTCTCTCGCCCCCGTAAAAGATATCGGCGGAAGGCGCACGTATTCCAAACGCGACGTGCAAACCGTTTTGCGTCTTAAATATCTTATTCAGGAAAAAAAATACACGATAGAAGGTGCGCGCGCCGAATTGCTGCAAGAAGCCGCGGCAGCCGGTTCGCAAAGCGGGGCAGATACGCTTATTCCGCAGCTGAACCGCATCCGCTTCGAACTTTTGGATTTGTACCGCATGCTTCACCATAGCGAAAAAGAAGAGCCGCAATGA
- the der gene encoding ribosome biogenesis GTPase Der: MEHDTQNAASYRNHPLVVIAGRPNTGKSTLFNRFLHKRRVITDPTPGVTRDPVEETALIRGNPVRLMDTGGFKLTRTTGSPEAVLDDLVTEKTLDALKKADLILLLLDAEAVTPEDEEFIALLRPHWDRVVAAVNKTEGGRLESEAQEFYRFGFKDLICISAEHGDRIPELIDLLLSKLDFSGACRVEEKPAIKLAVLGKPNTGKSTLCNCLTGTDLSIVSDYAGTTRDVVEGSFSFKGKIFRVLDTAGIRRKAKVKEDVEYYSVNRAIKTLERCDIVLYLIDAGEGLTEQDKKIIKLAHDKGRGIIFVLNKWDTQEQDKKTARKAEENIRIMFGHMAYAPIVEISAKEKTGIKPLLNTACEVFNQLNRQTDTGPLNAALKDWLTAYRPPASFSARFRIRYGVQTKVNPVSFLFFATKPESVPQSYIAYLKNKIREDLGYTKIPINLDIQASRKKWEERDKP; the protein is encoded by the coding sequence ATGGAACACGATACGCAAAATGCGGCGTCTTATCGGAATCATCCGCTCGTCGTTATTGCCGGCCGCCCGAATACGGGAAAATCCACCTTATTCAACCGCTTTTTGCATAAACGGCGCGTTATTACCGACCCGACGCCGGGCGTTACGCGCGATCCCGTTGAAGAAACCGCGCTCATACGCGGCAATCCGGTACGCCTTATGGACACGGGCGGCTTTAAGCTCACGCGGACGACGGGCAGCCCCGAAGCGGTTTTGGACGATTTGGTTACCGAAAAAACGCTCGACGCTTTAAAAAAAGCCGACCTCATCCTCCTGCTGCTCGACGCCGAAGCGGTTACCCCCGAAGACGAAGAATTCATCGCGCTTTTACGGCCGCATTGGGACCGTGTTGTCGCGGCGGTAAACAAAACCGAAGGCGGACGCTTGGAAAGCGAAGCGCAGGAGTTTTACCGATTCGGCTTTAAAGACCTTATCTGCATTTCCGCCGAACACGGAGACCGCATTCCCGAACTTATCGATTTACTGCTTTCCAAGCTGGACTTTTCCGGCGCCTGCCGAGTTGAAGAAAAACCGGCGATAAAACTTGCCGTTTTGGGCAAGCCGAACACGGGAAAATCCACCCTGTGCAACTGCCTTACCGGCACGGACTTGTCGATTGTCAGCGATTACGCCGGAACGACACGCGACGTGGTTGAAGGAAGCTTTTCTTTTAAAGGCAAAATCTTCCGCGTATTGGACACGGCCGGCATAAGGCGCAAGGCGAAGGTTAAAGAAGACGTGGAATATTATTCGGTAAACCGCGCCATAAAAACCCTTGAGCGCTGCGACATCGTGCTGTATCTTATAGACGCCGGCGAAGGTTTAACCGAACAGGATAAAAAAATCATCAAACTTGCGCACGATAAGGGGCGCGGCATCATCTTTGTTTTAAACAAGTGGGACACACAGGAACAGGATAAAAAAACGGCGCGCAAAGCCGAAGAAAACATACGCATTATGTTCGGCCACATGGCATACGCGCCGATCGTCGAAATTTCGGCAAAAGAAAAAACGGGCATAAAGCCGCTTTTAAATACCGCCTGCGAAGTGTTCAATCAACTGAACCGCCAAACCGATACGGGGCCTTTAAACGCCGCTTTAAAAGACTGGCTTACCGCCTACCGGCCGCCGGCTTCGTTCAGCGCGCGCTTCCGCATCCGCTATGGGGTGCAGACAAAGGTAAACCCGGTGAGCTTTTTGTTTTTTGCAACCAAGCCCGAATCGGTTCCGCAATCGTATATCGCCTATTTGAAAAATAAAATCCGCGAAGATTTGGGCTATACGAAAATTCCGATAAACCTCGACATTCAGGCGAGCCGCAAAAAATGGGAAGAGAGGGATAAGCCGTGA